CGTCTGGCGACGGTGCGGAGCGCGGACCGGATCGTCGTCGTCCACGACGGCCGCATCGCGGAGATCGGGCGGCACGACCAGCTGCTCGCGCGCGACGGCATCTACCGCCGCCTCTACGCGCTCCAGATGGAGGGCGTCGCGGGCTAGGCGAGGCCACGCGAGGAGGACCGCGATGACGACCCGCTCCGTCGTTCTGCTGCTCGCGCTGACGCTCTTCGCGACCGGCGCCGCGGCCCAGGTGTTTCGCTGGGTCGACGAGCAGGGCGGCGTCCACTACGCGGGCCGCCGTGACCAGGTTCCGGAGCAATACCGGTCGCAGCTTCCGCCCGAGAATCCCCCGGAGCCCGCGACGCCGGCGCCCCAGCCGGTGCCCGAGGTCTCGCGCCAGCCGGCCAACATCCCGGGCGAGTGCATTCTGCTCATCCAGGGCCTGTTCAGGGCGCGCGAATCGCGCTCGTACCGCAATTGCGACGAGTGCCGGAAGGCGGTCGAGGTGATGCGCCCCGAGGAGGCGTCCCGGGCCTCGTGCATCCCGGCCGGGCAGTAGGCGGCTAGCGCTCGCGGAAGCGGTTGACGATCGGCAGGCGCCAGTCGCGCCCGAAGGCGCGCGGCGTGATCTTGACCCCGATGGGCGCCTGGCGGCGCTTGTACTCGTTCCGGTTCACCATGGCGACGACGCGGCGAACGGTGTCCTCCGCGTGGCCGCGCGCGACGAGGTCCCGCACGCCGCGGTCCTCCTCGACGTAACCCTCGAGGATCGCGTCGAGGGCGGCGTAGGGCGGCAGCGTGTCCTGGTCCGTCTGGCCCGGGCGGAGCTCGGCCGAGGGCGCGCGCTCGAACACGCTCGCCGGGATCACCTCGCGGCCCGCGAGCGCGTTCGCCTTCCGCGCGACCTCGTAGACGAGCATCTTCGGGACGTCCTTGATGACCGCGAACCCGCCGGCCATGTCGCCGTAGAGGGTCGTGTAGCCCACGCTGTACTCGCTCTTGTTGCCGGTCGTCAGCACGAGCCACCCGAACTTGTTCGAGAGCGCCATGAGGAGGTTCCCGCGGATCCGGGCCTGGAGGTTCTCCTCGGTGACGTCCTCCTTGAGCCCCTTGAACGCCTTCGCGAGCACGCGCGTGTAGGCCTTGAGGACCGGCGTGATCGGGATCGAGAGGAACTCGATCCCGAGGTTCTTCGCGAGCCGCCCCGA
This region of Candidatus Methylomirabilota bacterium genomic DNA includes:
- a CDS encoding DUF4124 domain-containing protein, which translates into the protein MTTRSVVLLLALTLFATGAAAQVFRWVDEQGGVHYAGRRDQVPEQYRSQLPPENPPEPATPAPQPVPEVSRQPANIPGECILLIQGLFRARESRSYRNCDECRKAVEVMRPEEASRASCIPAGQ
- the nadE gene encoding NAD(+) synthase, which gives rise to ALAPPAAAPPLPPRDVVPLERVEEVYRALVLGTRDYVLKNGFKHVVVGLSGGIDSSLVAALAVEALGKENVTGVTMPSPFTSAGTRRDSGRLAKNLGIEFLSIPITPVLKAYTRVLAKAFKGLKEDVTEENLQARIRGNLLMALSNKFGWLVLTTGNKSEYSVGYTTLYGDMAGGFAVIKDVPKMLVYEVARKANALAGREVIPASVFERAPSAELRPGQTDQDTLPPYAALDAILEGYVEEDRGVRDLVARGHAEDTVRRVVAMVNRNEYKRRQAPIGVKITPRAFGRDWRLPIVNRFRER